From Cydia splendana chromosome 12, ilCydSple1.2, whole genome shotgun sequence, a single genomic window includes:
- the LOC134795326 gene encoding MAPK regulated corepressor interacting protein 2, with translation MDRNNMRAPYVSSGPRSLPHLGKRHSNGHSHAHSARLSPPAPSHNNNTQQDDIINYIYDSWNKVTRELERGGEEARYYSEAPPPRQLANFRPFNLDEWWGRRLLQAINRSKHRS, from the exons ATGGATAGGAATAATATGAG AGCTCCCTATGTGAGCAGCGGCCCGCGCAGCCTCCCGCACCTCGGCAAGCGGCACTCCAACGGGCACTCGCACGCTCACTCCGCCAGACTCAGCCCGCCGGCGCCCTcacacaacaacaacacacaACAGGACGACATCATCAACTATATATACGACTCGTGGAACAAG GTGACGCGAGAGCTGGAGCGCGGCGGCGAGGAGGCGCGCTACTACAGCGAGGCGCCGCCGCCCCGCCAGCTCGCCAACTTCCGACCCTTCAACCTCGACGAGTGGTGGGGCCGCCGCCTGCTGCAGGCCATCAACCGCTCCAAACACCGCTCCTAG